ACAGCACCGTTGCGGGCACGATACATAAACCACTCATCTCCCTCATCTTCGGGTGGCAGCAAACGCAGATCAGGGGCGATGCCACCGGAGACGGCACCCAGGCCATGACATCGCGCGCAGTTTTGATTGTAGGCGGAAGCCCCAGTCTTTACGGCATCCGCATTGTCTCTGTATGGATTAACCTCGAGCCAATCCTCACCCAACGGAGGCAGGTGCTTGGTATCAACGGCCTGAGGCGCCACATCGCCGTGCGCTAAAGCCTTACCCGCAATGATAGCCGATAATATCAGACCGAGTCCGACTTTAATTGATGTTGAGATTTGCATGTGGAGATACTCCAGGTAATCAAACAGAAAGCCCGAGAATGATCGTCATGCCTGATAACCATCCGGCAAGATTTCTCTATCGCTATTTATCTGTCAGTGTTGGATTGTAAGTTGTTTGGTCAGCACTGCTGAGCGCGGATCAGGATCGGATATCAAACACAATATCCGATCCATCACGCTAATCAGACATCAGACAACTTGAAGACCCAGAGTGATCCACCCTGGTTCAGGTATTTGACCTTCTTGGCCACATCACCACCCCACAGTGGGACTGCGCCACCCCAGCCGGAGGGTACAGCGATGTACTGCTCACCATCCTGCTCCCAGGTAACCGGACAACCGACCACACCGGAACCGGTCTGGAAATTCCACAACTCATCTCCGGTCTTGGCATCGAACGCCTTCAGGTAACCTTCCGGCGTGCCGGTAAACACCAATCCGCCGGCTGTCGTCATCACGCCACCCCATAGAGGTGCGTTGTTTTTGTATTCCCATACGATTTTTCCAGTCTTTGGATTGACCGCACGCAATGCACCGATGTAGTCATCATTGAGGGGCTTGATGGTAAATCCGGCACCCAGGTAGGCCGCGCCCTTTTTATAGGTAATGGGCTCATTCCAGAGGTCCATGCCCCACTCATTGGCCGGTACATAGAAGAGTTCGGTATCCGGACTGTAAGCCATAGGCATCCAGTTTTTCGCGCCGAGGAAAGAGGGCGCGACGAATACAACATCACCCTTTTTACCATCTTTGCTCTTGGTGGGATCACCTGGACGCACACCGGTTTCGAGTGGACGGCCGGTCTTCAGGTCAACGCCTTTCGCCCAATCGATCCTGTTGACAAATGGAAAAGCGTTTTTCAATTTACCGTTGGTACGGTCCAGGACATAGAAAAAGCCGTTCCTGTCAGCGTGACCTGCCAGCTTCTCGCCGCCGCTATTGAACGAAACGAGTTCGTTGACACCATCATAATCCCAACCGTCATTAGGCGTGTATTGATAATGCCATGCGATCTTCCCGGTATCGGGATCGATGGCCAGAGTCGATGTCGAATAGAGGTTGTCGCCAGGCCTCAGATGCGCATTCCACGGTGCGGGATTACCCGTACCGTAAAAGATCAGATCGGTTTCATGATCATAGGTACCGCCCTGCCAGGTTGCGGCGCCACCGGTTTTCCACATATCGCCGGGCCAACTGGCATTGGTCTTACCGGTGACACCATTCTCCATCTTTTTGTCACCTTTCCAGATATGACCCATATGCCCTTCGACCGACGGACGGATCCAACGCAGTTTACCGGTCTTTGCATCACGCGCCTCAACACGCCCGATGACACCAAATTCACCACCGGAGACACCTGTGATAACCATGTCCTTGACAATCAGAGGCGCTGCCGTGAAAGAGTAGCCCGCCTTATAGTCATCGATCTTGGCACGCCAGACGACCTTTCCGGTATCCTGATGGAGAGCGATAATCCGTGCATCCAAGGTTCCGAAAATCACCAGATCGTCATACAGCGCCGCACCTCGGTTGACCACGTCACAACATGGCAGGATGCCATCAGGCAGGCGGTGATCATATTGCCAAAGCTCTTGACCTGTCTTTGTGTCAATTGCATAAAGTCGGGAATATGATGCCGTGACAAACATCTTACCATCCTTGATAACCGGCTGTGCCTCCTGTCCACGCTGCTTCTCTCCACCAAATGAGAAACTCCATGCGGGTACCAGTTTCTTAACATTGCCTGTATTGATCTTCTTAAGCGGGCTGTAACGCTGGCCTTGCTGGCCCATACCCCAGCTCAGAACATCTTGTGTACTGGCTGCATCATCATCTATTTCAGCCTGTGTCGTGCGTGCATTAACCGTACCGGTAAAGGTAACAGCGGCACTGATGCTGGATATTGCAACCACTTTGAGCAAAACCCTTTTTCGATGCAGGGAAATCATCATTTCTTCTCCTCCAAGTTCAATGGATTGTTCTGTTCCCGTAACAGTTCGTTGGATACATCCCATTCCTCGTTACAGGTTTTCAGCAAGAACCAGGCCAAACATTGCGTTTAACGATTGGTTATTGATAAACGTTTATTTTTATTAAAAAAACTTAAGATACTTCGGTAGTCAAAAGAAATAATCATCGATTATGATCACCCACCCTGAGTTGTCATGTTTTGAGACAGTGGTTCAAGACTCAACACATTTGTTGTATTCGGTAGGCGATCAATTAAGAATAGATTAGGTTCAGAACAGCACCTAGTTGTTAC
This sequence is a window from Candidatus Thiodiazotropha sp. LNASS1. Protein-coding genes within it:
- the pedF gene encoding cytochrome c-550 PedF, yielding MQISTSIKVGLGLILSAIIAGKALAHGDVAPQAVDTKHLPPLGEDWLEVNPYRDNADAVKTGASAYNQNCARCHGLGAVSGGIAPDLRLLPPEDEGDEWFMYRARNGAVRNGITYMPKFEGILSQEALWSIRAWLVTLPVEE
- a CDS encoding methanol/ethanol family PQQ-dependent dehydrogenase, whose amino-acid sequence is MMISLHRKRVLLKVVAISSISAAVTFTGTVNARTTQAEIDDDAASTQDVLSWGMGQQGQRYSPLKKINTGNVKKLVPAWSFSFGGEKQRGQEAQPVIKDGKMFVTASYSRLYAIDTKTGQELWQYDHRLPDGILPCCDVVNRGAALYDDLVIFGTLDARIIALHQDTGKVVWRAKIDDYKAGYSFTAAPLIVKDMVITGVSGGEFGVIGRVEARDAKTGKLRWIRPSVEGHMGHIWKGDKKMENGVTGKTNASWPGDMWKTGGAATWQGGTYDHETDLIFYGTGNPAPWNAHLRPGDNLYSTSTLAIDPDTGKIAWHYQYTPNDGWDYDGVNELVSFNSGGEKLAGHADRNGFFYVLDRTNGKLKNAFPFVNRIDWAKGVDLKTGRPLETGVRPGDPTKSKDGKKGDVVFVAPSFLGAKNWMPMAYSPDTELFYVPANEWGMDLWNEPITYKKGAAYLGAGFTIKPLNDDYIGALRAVNPKTGKIVWEYKNNAPLWGGVMTTAGGLVFTGTPEGYLKAFDAKTGDELWNFQTGSGVVGCPVTWEQDGEQYIAVPSGWGGAVPLWGGDVAKKVKYLNQGGSLWVFKLSDV